ATAAAACTAGGGGTGTAAAATGGAAAATATACTTTCTTATATAATATTCACACCCGTTGTAACAGCAATAATTTTAGGTAGCATAAGAGCCAATATAACTATTTTAAAAGCCGGAGCTGCTATCTCATCGCTACTTGTATTTTTCTTTAGTTTGCTTTTAACTCTTAACTTCAATCCAGATATGATGATGCAATTTAGTATAACATCAGAATGGATCAGCAGTGCAGGATTTTCATACCATATTGGTGTAGATGCATTGAGCCTCGTACTTCTTTTACTGGTTAGTTTCTTAATGCCACTTCTGTATATCTATATGCAAAACGAGTCAAGAAAAGGCTACTGGTACAATATGATGCTTCTTCAAACAGGTGTCAGCGGTGCTATTTTATCACTTGATCTGATTTTGTTTTATCTGTTTTGGGAGACTATGCTCCTGCCGATATTTATAATGATTGGTAAGTACGGAAGCGGTATGAAGCAGTTTAATGCGATGAAGATACTGCTTATGACAATACTCGGATCAATGAGTATGCTCTTTTCGATCATATACATAGGTTATATATATTTTCACACTTACGGTGTTTGGAGTTTTAATCTTGATGATCTTGCTACTCTCTCACTTAGCGCAAAAGCAACATCTTGGCTCGCAGTTGGTTTTTTACTCGCTTTTGCCATAAAAATCCCTCTACTTGGATTTCATACATGGATGGCTCCGGCATACGGTTCTAGCCCTACTCCGGCTGTTGTAATATTATCTGCCATTATGGCAAAACTTGGAGTATATGGAATTTGGCGTTTTGGATATTCATTGTTTGAAGAGGTACTTGTATTTTATATGCCCTACATCATCTTTATAGCAATTCTTGGGATGATCTATTATGCCGTGCGTGCTGTCACGGAAGATGATTTAAGAAAAATGTTTGCTTTTGCATCGGGAAGCCACCTCTCACTTATAGCCCTTGGTATGATTTTAGCAAACTCTTATGCATGGGCCGGAAGTCTATATTTTATTGCTACACACGCACTTGCTTCTGCAGGTATATTTTTAATGATTGGACTTACATACAAAAGATTTAAAACCATAAAGATCTCTGAACTTGGAGGTGTCGCTCGTAAGCTTCCAAAATTCACATTTTTCTTCAGTTTTTTTGCTTTAAGCATAGCAGGGCTTCCAGGAACTGGCGGTTTTGTTGCAGAACTGCTAATAATACTTGGTGCATTTAAAAGTGCAGGTTTAATTGTAGGTTTATTTACGGCTACTACTGTTATTATGGCTATTTTATATGTTTTTTGGATGTTACAAAGAACTATATTTGGTCAAGTAAGTGAGTGTGTCAAAAATACAGAGGCTCAAGATCTAAATCTAAAAGAGATACTTATGCTCTCACCGATTGTAATCATGCTGCTTCTAACGGGTATAGCTCCATCTCTTTTTACACCTTTTATCGAGCCCTATATTATAAACTCACTTGAGAGTATAACTCCACTATTTTCAGGAGTGAGATAATGATTGATCTACTATATGCATCGCCTATGGCTGTAATGATTGTCGGAGCATTTACACTAATGCTTCTTAGTCAAAATAAAATTTCACTT
The Sulfurimonas sp. genome window above contains:
- a CDS encoding NuoM family protein — encoded protein: MENILSYIIFTPVVTAIILGSIRANITILKAGAAISSLLVFFFSLLLTLNFNPDMMMQFSITSEWISSAGFSYHIGVDALSLVLLLLVSFLMPLLYIYMQNESRKGYWYNMMLLQTGVSGAILSLDLILFYLFWETMLLPIFIMIGKYGSGMKQFNAMKILLMTILGSMSMLFSIIYIGYIYFHTYGVWSFNLDDLATLSLSAKATSWLAVGFLLAFAIKIPLLGFHTWMAPAYGSSPTPAVVILSAIMAKLGVYGIWRFGYSLFEEVLVFYMPYIIFIAILGMIYYAVRAVTEDDLRKMFAFASGSHLSLIALGMILANSYAWAGSLYFIATHALASAGIFLMIGLTYKRFKTIKISELGGVARKLPKFTFFFSFFALSIAGLPGTGGFVAELLIILGAFKSAGLIVGLFTATTVIMAILYVFWMLQRTIFGQVSECVKNTEAQDLNLKEILMLSPIVIMLLLTGIAPSLFTPFIEPYIINSLESITPLFSGVR